The Nocardia vinacea genome contains the following window.
GCCGAAGGAGAACTTGTCGTCGGTGGTGGGTTGACGGGTCACGCGATGCCTCCAGATGTGTTTACGACGGGCCCCAGCTTCCGGTGTACCCCTCGGCGAAGTACGCCGCGCCGCGCCGGGATTCGGTGAGCATCGCGAGTTCACCACGTTGGCGTTCGAGATCGAAGGGGGACGCGCCGTCGATCGAGTGCAGGAGGGTCGTCGCCCAGTAGGAGAAATGCTGAGCCTTCCACACTCGATCGAGCGCGCGGTCGGTATAGCGACGCAATGATTCGTCAGAGCCGCCGGCGAAGTATTCATCGATAACCTCGTGCAGCACGCGCACATCCGCGAGCGCGAGATTCAGACCCTTCGCGCCGGTGGGCGGGACGGTGTGGGCGGCATCGCCTGCCAGCAGGAGTCTGCCGTGGCGCATCGGTGCGGTGACAAACGAGCGGAAAGGCAGGACCGTCTTTCCGCTGATCGGCCCCTCTTGCAGTGTGAAACCGTTGCCGTTGACGCGTTTGCGCATTTCGGCCCAGATTCGTTCGTCATCCCAGTCTTCGGGGCGCTCGGTGGGTGCGCACTGGAAATACATGCGCTGCATCGTCGACGTGCGCTGGCTGACCAGGGCGAAGCCGTGTTCGGAGCGCGCGTAGATCAGTTCCGGATGCGACTGCGGCGCCTCGGCGAGGAAGCCGAACCAGGCGAAGGGGTATTCGCGGAACCATTCGGTGCGCAGGCCATCCGGAAAGGCGTGACGGCAGTTCGAACGTGAACCGTCGGCCCCGACGATCAGATCGGCCGCCAGCCGGGTCGGGCGGCCGTCGGCCTCGGTGAACGTCACCACCGGAGGATCGATGGAGACCGCGGTATCCCGGACGCCATAGCGGACATCGCCGCCATCGGTCTTGCGGCGGTCGGCGAGGTCGATGAACACATCGGTCTGCGGATACAGCCACACGGATTCGCCGACCAGTTCCCGGAAATCGATCCGATGGTTGTCACCATCGAAGCGCAGCACTACACCGTCGTGTCGGTCGCCTTCGGTGAGTACGCGGTCGGAGACGCCGGAATCCACCAGCATGCGCACCGAACCCGGCTCCAGGATGCCTGCGCGAATGGTCGTCGCGATCTCCTCGTGCGTGCGGATATCGATGACGACCGATTCGATTCCGGAGCGGTGCAACAGATGTGACAGCAGCAGACCCGCTGGACCCGCGCCGACAATGGCGACCTGTGTGCGCGTATTCCTCATAGGGCGAACCCCTTCGAAGTGTCGAGGGTGGCGGCCGGTTCCACCGACCGAGTGCTGAGCCGCGACACCGCCGTCATCGCGAGCATCCCGACGCCCGCCACCGCGGCGAAAAAGTAGAAGCCCCACGGGTATGCGGATCCGGCGACGATGAGCCAGCCGGTAATGCTCGGACCGAAGATCGCGCCGAGCCGCCCCACACTCGAGGTGAGGCCGAGCGCGGTAGCCCGCACCTCGGCGGGATATACCTGCGTGACGTAGGCGTAGATGAGCGCCTGGGCCGAGAACACGAAGATGCCGGTGACCAGTACCAGCGCATTGAGGAGCACGGTGCTGGAGACTTTGACGCTCAACATGGCCAGCAATACCGCGGCGGCCGCAAACCAAACGAGGACAGTCGGTTTCGTTCCGCGCCGGTCCGCGAGCGGACCGGCGATCAGCAGCCCGACGATCGCACCGACATTCAGCACCAGCAGCAGCGTCAACGAGGTCGACATGTTGTACCCGGCGTCACGCATCAGCTTCGGCAACCAGGTGTTGAGTCCGTAGACCAGCAGCAGGCCCATGAACGAACCGACCCACACCCCGAGTGTCGTGCGCAGATAGCGTGGCGCGAGCAGCACGGTCGGCTGAACCCGTTCAGGAGCGGCCTTGGCGGCCAGGTACGCCGCGGATTCGGGCAGTTTGACCCAGATCAGCGGCAGCAGTAGGAATCCCGCGATGCCGCCGAGAAGGAACAGCGGCTGCCAGTGCGGAACAAGCTGTAG
Protein-coding sequences here:
- a CDS encoding 4-hydroxybenzoate 3-monooxygenase, translated to MRNTRTQVAIVGAGPAGLLLSHLLHRSGIESVVIDIRTHEEIATTIRAGILEPGSVRMLVDSGVSDRVLTEGDRHDGVVLRFDGDNHRIDFRELVGESVWLYPQTDVFIDLADRRKTDGGDVRYGVRDTAVSIDPPVVTFTEADGRPTRLAADLIVGADGSRSNCRHAFPDGLRTEWFREYPFAWFGFLAEAPQSHPELIYARSEHGFALVSQRTSTMQRMYFQCAPTERPEDWDDERIWAEMRKRVNGNGFTLQEGPISGKTVLPFRSFVTAPMRHGRLLLAGDAAHTVPPTGAKGLNLALADVRVLHEVIDEYFAGGSDESLRRYTDRALDRVWKAQHFSYWATTLLHSIDGASPFDLERQRGELAMLTESRRGAAYFAEGYTGSWGPS
- a CDS encoding aromatic acid/H+ symport family MFS transporter → MNKLSSWPAVLCWLIVLLEGYDLVVLGAVIPTLIEQHHIGFTAARATFAATISLVGVAIGAALVGPIADRYGRRKVLLASIALFSAFTAAVPAAGSITVFGVFRLLAGIGLGACLPTALTFMAEQVPATRRALAGTITMTGYHVGAVITSLLALQLVPHWQPLFLLGGIAGFLLLPLIWVKLPESAAYLAAKAAPERVQPTVLLAPRYLRTTLGVWVGSFMGLLLVYGLNTWLPKLMRDAGYNMSTSLTLLLVLNVGAIVGLLIAGPLADRRGTKPTVLVWFAAAAVLLAMLSVKVSSTVLLNALVLVTGIFVFSAQALIYAYVTQVYPAEVRATALGLTSSVGRLGAIFGPSITGWLIVAGSAYPWGFYFFAAVAGVGMLAMTAVSRLSTRSVEPAATLDTSKGFAL